The sequence ATCGCAAATCCGTTCTCTTTGTGTCTCATCTGAATAGGGGAACAAGCTGCCTAATAATCACTTTGCAAACATAGTACAAGTACTATGTCCATCATTTTAATAGATAGCCAAGAACCACCTTCTTGTAGATTCTGACACTGGCTCTTCGCAGTGTAAGGTATTTGTATCAAATTGAACTATCTGGTTAGGTTCTGGTCTCGATCTACGAAATAGGTTACTTCTTATTACATGCAAAAAGTATCTATCTAACTCTTCATGAATGACTCCATAAGGTGTATCTGGTCGATTACAAATAGTGGCTTTTACTTCATCAGTGAGACCCTCTAGGTACTCTTGGCCATGGAACAAAATAGGACGTTGGCGAAGTATTACTAACCGAATATATTCTTGGTAATAATTCTACCCTCTTCGAAGGTTTTTGCCCAACATAATGATCCATATGTGGCAAACCGGATCCAAGTGTCTCGCCTTTTCCTAGATCACCAACCCTAAATTTAATTCTAGCATTATAACTGGTATTAAGTCCTCTTTCTCGTTATCTATTATCTTTAATATCTACCCCCAATACGAGACTAGCCAGATCACTCAATTAATTACTTCTAATCCTTGATAGTTGAATTCTGTTGCCTGATATTACCCAAGACAGTGTACCGGGATCAAAAGTTAAACTATATCTAGCACTAGTACCAATTTCCGTGCCTATTGACCGAAAGGTGTCTTCTGGATTTACTCCTTCAAGAGATCTATCCGTAAAGACAGGGTCGGTAAAACAAAAATCTTCAGGTTCTTCATGGCGTCGCATCAATCTATGCATAATATTTATATCAACACCTTATCAAATCTAGTATATAGCATTACTGTATTCATTACTTTCATTCTTAATATATTCCTTAGCTGGTGATCTATGTGATATTTACATCTTATATATACAATATTTATCAAAGATTGTCAAATGAAGCGTCCTCAAGAGCTATGAACTATAGGCTGGTTTGCTCACTATACGTTAATCCAGAATATTGTTATACTTTTTGAGTAGCAGTATCATAACCTCAAAGGAGCTAAATGCCGACCAAATCATCAAGAATACTAGAAGAAGAAATTTTAAAAAAATACAATAATGATCTTATCAGAATCAATAATGCTCTTGAAAAAATTCTCTTGACCCAATCTAATCCTAGTCAAAACATCAAACTAGCACCAAATACGCCAGTGATTGCCAATGTCTCAAATGTCTCCAAGGTATTCAACAAGGGTAAGGCAAATCAAGTCCAAGCGCTTGACAACCTCAGCTTTGAGCTTCACGACCAAGAAATAGTTGCTCTAGTCGGTGCCAGTGGTAGTGGCAAATCAACCTTGCTCAATCTGATAGCTGGCCTAGAAAAACCAACCAATGGCTCTGTGAGAGTCAATGGAGATGATATCGCAACCATGAGCGACAAGCAACTATCGGAATTTCGTTCGCATACTATCGGTTTCGTTTTCCAATTCTTCTACCTCCAACCCTTTTTGACCCTGGAAAAGAATATCCAAGTACCATTGATGTTTGCTGGTGTTCGTGACAAAAATGAACGACAAAGACGTAGCGATGAGCTAA comes from Candidatus Saccharibacteria bacterium and encodes:
- a CDS encoding ABC transporter ATP-binding protein, whose product is MPTKSSRILEEEILKKYNNDLIRINNALEKILLTQSNPSQNIKLAPNTPVIANVSNVSKVFNKGKANQVQALDNLSFELHDQEIVALVGASGSGKSTLLNLIAGLEKPTNGSVRVNGDDIATMSDKQLSEFRSHTIGFVFQFFYLQPFLTLEKNIQVPLMFAGVRDKNERQRRSDELIELVGLSDRKTHLPKELSGGQMQRVAIARALINKPKIVIADEPTGNLDSKNAESVMHLLDNIRTRYNSSVLVVTHDHKISQMADRVLTLEDGRIK